Proteins from a genomic interval of Zingiber officinale cultivar Zhangliang chromosome 1B, Zo_v1.1, whole genome shotgun sequence:
- the LOC121981808 gene encoding fasciclin-like arabinogalactan protein 2: MRRALPTALAAAFVVLLVALEAPVARGYNITRILADHPEFSTFNHYLTVTRLANEINRRLTITVLAVDNSGMADLLARHFSILTLRNVLALHVLTDYYGSKKLHQLTHGSTLASSVFQSSGRAIGTTGFINITEHSKGRVTFFSEDAGGAPPVAFVKSIKEMPYNLSILQVSSIMSSPEAEAPVAPLAAVNLTDLMSRKGCREFANLLLATPDVLKTFESNLDVGLTVFCPIDAAVRAFAEKYKNLTAPGKASLLLYHGTPFYYSQQLLKTNNGAFATLATDTHDKKYKYTVGSDGDAITVKTHLVTATITSTLIDQDPVAVYAVDKVLQPRELFKPEDAADVPADAPAASKKHKHGAADSVAGPNEAPSDEAAADNAAFRAGSSGRWLAASVAAMAVLVLAV, encoded by the coding sequence ATGCGGCGAGCTCTCCCCACTGCCTTAGCCGCCGCTTTCGTAGTGCTTTTGGTGGCCTTAGAGGCCCCGGTGGCTCGCGGCTACAACATCACCAGGATACTGGCGGACCACCCGGAGTTCTCCACCTTTAACCATTACCTCACCGTGACTCGGCTGGCCAACGAGATCAACCGCCGGCTGACCATAACGGTTCTCGCCGTAGATAACTCAGGCATGGCCGATCTCCTCGCGAGGCATTTCTCCATCCTCACCCTCCGCAACGTGCTCGCTCTCCACGTTCTCACCGATTACTACGGCTCCAAGAAGCTCCATCAGCTCACCCATGGCTCCACCCTCGCCTCCTCCGTCTTCCAGTCCTCCGGACGCGCCATCGGGACTACCGGCTTCATCAACATCACCGAGCACAGCAAGGGCAGGGTCACCTTTTTCTCCGAGGACGCGGGCGGCGCGCCGCCAGTCGCCTTCGTCAAATCCATAAAGGAGATGCCCTACAATCTCTCGATCCTCCAGGTGAGCTCGATCATGTCCTCCCCCGAGGCGGAGGCCCCTGTCGCGCCGCTGGCCGCAGTCAATCTCACCGACCTCATGTCCCGCAAGGGCTGCCGAGAATTCGCTAATCTGCTCCTCGCCACGCCGGACGTCCTCAAAACCTTCGAGTCCAACCTCGACGTCGGCCTCACCGTCTTCTGCCCCATCGACGCCGCGGTCAGAGCCTTCGCCGAGAAATACAAGAACCTCACCGCCCCGGGCAAAGCCTCCCTCCTCCTCTACCACGGCACGCCTTTCTACTACTCGCAGCAGCTCCTCAAGACCAACAACGGTGCCTTCGCCACGCTCGCCACCGACACCCACGACAAGAAGTACAAGTACACCGTGGGTAGCGACGGCGACGCAATCACCGTCAAGACCCACCTCGTGACCGCTACCATCACCTCCACCCTCATCGACCAGGATCCCGTCGCCGTATATGCAGTCGACAAGGTCCTCCAGCCGCGGGAGCTCTTCAAGCCCGAGGATGCCGCCGACGTCCCCGCAGACGCGCCTGCCGCCTCCAAAAAGCACAAGCACGGCGCCGCAGACTCAGTGGCGGGGCCGAACGAGGCCCCGTCGGACGAGGCGGCTGCGGATAATGCCGCCTTCAGAGCCGGCTCAAGCGGACGGTGGCTCGCCGCCTCCGTGGCCGCTATGGCGGTGCTGGTGCTCGCCGTGTAA